In Pseudomonas alcaliphila JAB1, a single window of DNA contains:
- a CDS encoding cytochrome c oxidase assembly protein, with amino-acid sequence MNETIGTRRLVIRLLAVVVVMFCFGVFVLPPFYDAMCRVFGINGKTAGAYQGEQMVDEQRQVRVQFLATNAAGMVWEFGPQADEILVHPGEARDMLFIAYNPSDQPMSAQAIPSVSPSKAAAFFHKTECFCFTQQVLQPGERIEMPVRFIVDRDLPKDVKHLTLGYTLFDITARKPPVAQAP; translated from the coding sequence GTGAACGAAACCATTGGTACCCGGCGCCTGGTCATCCGCCTGCTGGCAGTGGTGGTGGTGATGTTCTGCTTTGGCGTGTTCGTCCTGCCGCCGTTCTACGACGCCATGTGCCGGGTATTCGGTATCAACGGCAAGACGGCCGGGGCCTACCAGGGCGAGCAAATGGTGGATGAGCAGCGCCAGGTGCGCGTGCAGTTTCTCGCCACCAACGCCGCCGGCATGGTCTGGGAGTTCGGCCCGCAGGCTGACGAGATCCTGGTCCATCCGGGGGAAGCGCGCGACATGCTGTTCATCGCCTACAACCCCAGCGACCAGCCGATGAGCGCGCAGGCGATTCCCAGTGTCTCGCCGTCCAAGGCGGCGGCCTTCTTTCACAAGACCGAGTGTTTCTGCTTTACCCAGCAGGTGTTGCAACCGGGCGAGCGCATCGAAATGCCGGTGCGTTTCATCGTCGACAGGGATCTACCCAAGGACGTGAAGCACCTGACCCTGGGCTACACCCTGTTCGATATCACCGCGCGCAAACCGCCAGTGGCACAGGCTCCATAA
- a CDS encoding cytochrome c oxidase subunit 3, with protein sequence MSSHEHYYVPAQSKWPIIATLGLLVSVFGLGTWFNDLSANRAESNGPLIFFVGGLILAWMLFGWFGNVIKESRSGLYSAQMDRSFRWGMSWFIFSEVMFFAAFFGALFYIRTWAGPWLGGEGDKGVANMLWEGFEYSWPLLQNPDSKLFPPPTGVIDPWHLPLVNTILLVSSSFTITLAHHALKKNHRGPLKAWLAATIVLALAFLFFQVEEYIEAYTELGLTLGSGIYGATFFMLTGFHGAHVTLGTIILIVMLVRIMRGHFSADQHFGFEAAAWYWHFVDVVWLGLFVFVYVL encoded by the coding sequence ATGTCGAGTCACGAGCACTATTACGTTCCGGCCCAGAGCAAGTGGCCGATCATTGCCACCCTTGGCCTGCTGGTCAGCGTCTTCGGCCTCGGTACCTGGTTCAACGACCTGTCGGCCAACCGCGCCGAATCCAACGGCCCGCTGATCTTCTTTGTCGGCGGCCTGATCCTCGCCTGGATGCTGTTTGGCTGGTTCGGTAACGTCATCAAGGAAAGCCGCAGCGGTCTGTACAGCGCGCAGATGGACCGCTCCTTCCGCTGGGGCATGAGCTGGTTCATCTTCTCCGAGGTGATGTTCTTCGCCGCCTTCTTCGGCGCCCTGTTCTATATCCGTACCTGGGCCGGACCCTGGCTTGGCGGCGAGGGTGACAAGGGCGTGGCCAACATGCTCTGGGAAGGTTTCGAATACAGCTGGCCGCTGCTGCAGAACCCCGACTCCAAGCTGTTCCCGCCGCCAACCGGGGTGATCGATCCCTGGCACCTGCCGCTGGTCAACACCATCTTGCTGGTGTCATCCAGCTTCACCATCACCCTGGCTCACCATGCGCTGAAGAAGAACCACCGTGGCCCGCTCAAGGCCTGGCTGGCGGCGACCATCGTCCTCGCCCTGGCGTTCCTGTTCTTTCAGGTCGAGGAATATATCGAGGCCTATACCGAGCTGGGGCTGACCCTGGGTTCGGGCATCTATGGCGCGACCTTCTTCATGCTCACGGGCTTCCACGGCGCGCATGTGACCTTGGGCACCATCATCCTGATCGTGATGCTGGTGCGCATCATGCGTGGGCATTTCAGTGCCGATCAGCACTTCGGCTTCGAGGCGGCCGCCTGGTATTGGCACTTCGTCGATGTGGTCTGGCTGGGATTGTTCGTCTTCGTCTACGTACTGTAG
- a CDS encoding twin transmembrane helix small protein: MLKAAIVLMLLATIASLFSGLFFLVKDEGHGSRVVGALTVRVGLTAITVALIAWGFYSGQLVSHVTW, from the coding sequence ATGCTCAAGGCCGCGATCGTCCTCATGCTGCTGGCAACCATCGCCAGCCTGTTCAGCGGCCTGTTCTTCCTGGTAAAGGATGAGGGCCATGGTTCCCGCGTGGTCGGCGCGCTGACTGTCCGTGTCGGCCTGACCGCCATTACCGTTGCCCTGATCGCCTGGGGCTTCTACTCAGGGCAACTGGTGTCCCACGTTACGTGGTAG
- a CDS encoding SURF1 family protein, with protein MSAFRPGWLPSVLVALLLPGLLWLGVWQLQRGDEKRELLTSFEARRQAEPISLEQLEPMPDPAYRRVHLRGHFDTEHSLLLDSRIRDGHAGVELLQPFYDQSSGLWVLLNRGWLPWPDRRTAPPFDSPDGVLQLTAWVYVAPSGGLNLRSGAATEGWPRLITQVEAASLWRQLGRGGLPFEVRLEPGPASYRVDWPIVAMSPSKHLGYAVQWFSLAAALLGLFIYLGIHNARERRHEPSHRHA; from the coding sequence ATGAGCGCCTTCCGTCCCGGGTGGTTGCCCAGCGTGCTGGTTGCCCTGCTGCTGCCGGGGTTGCTCTGGCTGGGCGTCTGGCAACTGCAGCGTGGCGATGAGAAGCGTGAGCTATTGACCAGCTTCGAGGCGCGGCGCCAGGCCGAACCGATCAGTCTCGAGCAGCTCGAACCCATGCCGGACCCCGCCTACCGCCGCGTCCACCTGCGCGGACACTTCGATACCGAGCACAGCCTGCTGCTCGATAGCCGTATCCGTGATGGCCATGCCGGTGTCGAGTTGCTGCAGCCTTTCTACGATCAGTCCAGCGGTCTCTGGGTGTTGCTCAATCGCGGCTGGCTGCCCTGGCCGGATCGGCGTACAGCGCCGCCTTTCGATAGCCCTGACGGCGTGCTGCAACTCACGGCCTGGGTCTATGTCGCGCCTTCTGGCGGTTTGAATCTGCGCTCCGGTGCGGCGACCGAAGGCTGGCCGCGACTGATCACGCAGGTCGAGGCCGCCAGTCTCTGGCGCCAGCTGGGTCGTGGTGGTCTGCCTTTCGAGGTGCGTCTGGAGCCCGGGCCGGCCAGTTATCGCGTCGACTGGCCAATCGTGGCGATGAGCCCCAGCAAACATCTTGGCTATGCGGTGCAGTGGTTCTCTCTGGCTGCGGCACTGCTTGGTCTGTTCATTTATCTCGGAATTCACAATGCACGGGAGCGTCGTCATGAACCCAGCCATCGCCATGCCTGA
- a CDS encoding COX15/CtaA family protein, which yields MHKPGYRLALFATLLTVVVVLLGAYTRLTHAGLGCPDWPGCYGFLGVPMSEHKQAIAEARFPEAPVEVAKGWYEMIHRYFAGALGLVILVIAAQAVRRRAEPTQPLKLPLAILALVILQGAFGMWTVTLQLWPQVVTAHLLGGFATLSLLTLLTLRLSGRFAPLQLPGRLRTLAAACLLLVIGQITLGGWVSSNYAAVACVDLPTCHGEWWPAMDFGKGFHLTQHIGPNYLGGQLDSDARTAIHMSHRIGALLVTLALLVLAWRLHAARLSRLSGLLLLALALQVVLGISNVIFHLPLLVAVAHNAGGAALLLVMVLINYRLRVVSAATREASGLAGRRTTLVSSGLVQGR from the coding sequence ATGCACAAGCCCGGTTACCGTCTAGCGTTGTTCGCGACCCTCCTGACCGTGGTGGTGGTGCTGCTAGGTGCCTACACCCGACTGACCCATGCCGGTCTGGGTTGTCCGGATTGGCCGGGTTGCTACGGCTTTCTCGGCGTGCCGATGAGCGAGCACAAGCAGGCCATCGCCGAAGCACGTTTTCCCGAGGCCCCGGTTGAGGTCGCCAAGGGCTGGTACGAGATGATCCATCGCTACTTCGCCGGCGCCCTGGGGCTGGTGATCCTCGTCATCGCTGCCCAGGCCGTGCGCCGTCGCGCGGAGCCCACCCAGCCTCTCAAGTTGCCGTTGGCGATTCTGGCGCTGGTGATCCTGCAGGGCGCATTCGGCATGTGGACGGTCACCCTGCAGCTGTGGCCGCAGGTGGTTACCGCTCATCTGCTCGGTGGTTTCGCCACGCTCAGTCTGTTGACCTTGCTCACTCTGCGTCTGTCTGGACGCTTCGCCCCGCTGCAGCTGCCGGGGCGCCTACGGACATTGGCGGCGGCGTGCCTGCTGTTGGTGATCGGGCAGATCACCCTCGGCGGCTGGGTCAGCTCCAATTACGCTGCCGTCGCCTGCGTCGACCTGCCCACCTGTCACGGCGAGTGGTGGCCGGCGATGGATTTCGGCAAGGGCTTTCACCTGACCCAGCATATCGGCCCCAACTACCTGGGCGGACAGCTCGACAGTGACGCGCGCACCGCCATTCATATGAGCCATCGCATCGGTGCGCTGTTGGTAACGCTGGCGCTGCTGGTACTGGCCTGGCGACTGCATGCAGCCAGACTGTCGCGCTTGTCCGGTCTGCTACTGCTGGCGCTGGCCCTGCAGGTCGTTCTGGGTATCAGCAACGTGATCTTCCATCTGCCGCTGCTGGTGGCGGTGGCACACAACGCAGGTGGCGCTGCTCTGCTGCTGGTGATGGTGCTGATCAACTATCGCCTGAGGGTTGTTTCTGCGGCCACTCGAGAAGCATCCGGTCTGGCGGGCAGGCGCACGACTCTGGTTTCCAGCGGTCTGGTTCAAGGCCGGTAA
- the cyoE gene encoding heme o synthase, producing MATMLRAHSEHATWRDYLELTKPRVVMLMLITSLVGMFLATRAGVPWTVLLFGNLGIGLCAGAAAAVNHVVDRRIDSIMARTHKRPVTAGRVSPVAALTFALLLAIAGMSLLMVFTNELAAWLTLASLLGYAVIYTGFLKRATPQNIVIGGLAGAAPPLLGWVAVTGHLSAEPLLLVLIIFAWTPPHFWALAIHRKAEYAKADIPMLPVTHGEHYTKVHILLYTLVMFAVTLLPYAIHMSGPLYLVCALLLGGRFLHWAWVLYRDSKPHAAINTFKYSIWYLFLLFIALLADHYLLLNI from the coding sequence ATGGCGACAATGCTGCGAGCTCACTCCGAACACGCCACCTGGCGCGACTATCTGGAGCTGACCAAGCCAAGGGTGGTGATGTTGATGCTGATCACCTCGCTGGTCGGCATGTTCCTCGCCACCCGTGCCGGTGTGCCCTGGACCGTGCTGCTGTTCGGTAACCTCGGCATCGGTCTGTGCGCCGGCGCGGCGGCGGCGGTCAACCACGTGGTGGATCGGCGGATCGACTCGATCATGGCGCGCACGCACAAGCGTCCGGTCACAGCCGGGCGTGTCTCGCCGGTGGCGGCGTTGACCTTCGCGCTGCTGCTGGCCATCGCCGGCATGAGCCTGCTGATGGTGTTCACCAACGAGCTGGCCGCCTGGCTGACATTGGCCTCATTGCTTGGGTATGCGGTGATCTACACCGGCTTTCTCAAACGTGCCACGCCGCAGAACATCGTTATCGGTGGCCTGGCTGGCGCCGCGCCGCCGCTGCTGGGCTGGGTCGCCGTCACCGGACACCTGAGTGCCGAGCCGCTGCTGCTGGTGCTGATCATCTTCGCCTGGACGCCACCACACTTCTGGGCCCTGGCCATCCACCGCAAGGCCGAATACGCCAAGGCCGACATCCCCATGCTGCCGGTGACCCATGGCGAGCACTACACCAAGGTGCATATCCTGCTCTACACCCTGGTGATGTTCGCGGTGACCCTGCTGCCCTACGCCATCCACATGAGCGGGCCGCTGTACCTGGTCTGCGCCCTGCTGTTGGGCGGGCGCTTCCTGCACTGGGCCTGGGTGCTGTACCGTGACAGCAAACCGCACGCGGCGATCAACACCTTCAAGTACAGTATTTGGTACTTGTTCCTGCTGTTTATCGCGCTGCTGGCGGATCACTATCTGCTGCTGAATATCTAA
- a CDS encoding SCO family protein — translation MTRTHTTVFVLVAIVALVLGLTVNKVLSSKSQGDPAALLDAGIVLLPQNRSLPALSLIDQDGKEVAVDQLKGDWKLLFFGYTFCPDICPATLAQLRQLQTQLPEETRARLNVVMVSVDPHRDTPEQLSKYLGFFNAGFKGLTGEEATLQKFANSVSIPYIPADTSKENYTVDHSGNLVIIGPDGTQRGFIRAPINSTKLAAQLPGLVSGS, via the coding sequence ATGACGCGTACCCACACAACGGTTTTCGTTCTTGTCGCCATCGTGGCCCTGGTGCTGGGGCTTACCGTCAACAAGGTGCTCAGCAGTAAGAGCCAGGGCGATCCGGCGGCACTGCTCGATGCCGGTATCGTCCTGCTGCCGCAGAACCGCAGCCTGCCAGCACTGAGCCTGATCGATCAGGACGGCAAGGAGGTCGCGGTGGATCAGCTCAAGGGTGACTGGAAGCTGCTGTTCTTCGGCTATACCTTCTGCCCGGACATCTGCCCGGCCACCCTCGCCCAGCTGCGCCAACTGCAGACTCAACTGCCCGAAGAAACCCGCGCACGGCTGAACGTGGTGATGGTCAGCGTGGACCCCCATCGCGATACGCCGGAGCAACTGAGCAAGTACCTGGGCTTCTTCAATGCCGGCTTCAAAGGCCTGACCGGCGAAGAGGCGACCCTGCAGAAATTCGCCAACTCGGTGAGCATTCCCTACATTCCGGCTGACACCAGCAAGGAAAACTACACCGTCGACCACAGCGGCAATCTGGTGATCATCGGCCCGGATGGCACCCAGCGCGGTTTCATCCGCGCGCCGATCAACAGCACCAAGCTGGCGGCGCAACTGCCGGGGCTGGTTTCGGGTAGCTGA
- a CDS encoding homoserine kinase, with amino-acid sequence MSVFTPLERHELEVFLAPYGLGRLRDFQGIAAGSENSNFFVSLEQGEYVLTLVERGPVADLPFFIELLDVLHDAGLPVPYALRTQDGEALRSLAEKPALLQPRLSGKHVREANAHHCQEVGSLLARIHLATREQPVERRSDRGLDWMLAEGPSQALKLDEQALPLLRDALAEIAELKPRILALPRANLHADLFRDNVLFDGNHLAGVIDFYNACSGPMLYDLAITLNDWCSHEDGSLDGARARALLGAYAALRPFSAAEAELWPAMLRVACVRFWLSRLIAAESFAGQEVLIHDPGEFQRRLAQRQQINLPLPFAL; translated from the coding sequence ATGTCGGTATTCACCCCCCTGGAGCGTCATGAGCTCGAAGTCTTCCTGGCGCCCTATGGGCTTGGTCGGTTGCGTGATTTCCAGGGCATTGCTGCGGGCAGCGAAAACAGTAATTTCTTCGTCAGCCTGGAGCAGGGTGAGTACGTTCTGACCCTGGTCGAACGCGGGCCGGTGGCCGACCTACCGTTCTTCATCGAATTACTCGATGTGCTGCACGATGCCGGCCTGCCGGTGCCCTACGCCCTGCGCACGCAGGATGGCGAGGCGCTGCGCAGCCTGGCGGAGAAACCGGCGCTGCTGCAGCCCCGGCTGTCCGGCAAGCATGTGCGCGAGGCCAACGCGCATCACTGTCAGGAAGTGGGTAGCCTGCTGGCCCGCATCCACCTGGCGACTCGCGAACAGCCGGTGGAACGTCGCAGCGACCGCGGGCTGGACTGGATGCTCGCCGAAGGCCCGAGTCAGGCGCTGAAGCTTGATGAACAGGCGTTACCGCTACTGCGTGATGCGCTGGCCGAGATCGCCGAGCTGAAACCGCGCATCCTCGCCCTGCCGCGGGCGAATCTGCATGCCGACCTGTTCCGCGACAATGTGCTGTTCGACGGTAATCACCTGGCCGGGGTGATCGACTTCTACAACGCCTGCTCCGGGCCGATGCTCTACGACCTGGCGATTACCCTGAACGACTGGTGCTCGCACGAAGACGGCAGCCTCGATGGCGCTCGCGCCCGTGCGCTGCTCGGCGCCTATGCGGCGCTGCGGCCCTTCAGCGCTGCCGAGGCAGAGCTGTGGCCGGCCATGCTGCGCGTGGCCTGCGTGCGTTTCTGGCTGTCACGTCTGATCGCCGCCGAGTCGTTCGCCGGGCAGGAAGTGCTGATTCATGATCCGGGCGAATTCCAGCGGCGCCTGGCACAACGTCAGCAGATCAACCTGCCGCTGCCGTTCGCGCTGTAG
- a CDS encoding DUF2782 domain-containing protein: protein MGTLNRLLLVGLMACLPLAAQAEDPVSADPDVTIRQDGDRTIQEYRVNGFLYAIKVIPKNGKPYFLVRADGSDGNFVRSDDPDMLIPSWEIFSW, encoded by the coding sequence ATGGGTACGCTGAATCGCCTGTTGCTGGTCGGCCTTATGGCCTGTCTTCCGCTTGCCGCTCAAGCCGAGGATCCGGTTTCCGCCGATCCCGACGTGACCATCCGCCAGGACGGCGACCGCACCATTCAGGAATACCGGGTCAATGGCTTCCTCTACGCCATCAAGGTGATCCCGAAGAACGGTAAACCCTACTTTCTCGTTCGCGCCGATGGCAGCGACGGCAACTTCGTACGTTCGGACGATCCGGACATGCTGATCCCATCGTGGGAAATCTTTAGCTGGTAA
- the polA gene encoding DNA polymerase I, which produces MSQAPLVLVDGSSYLYRAFHALPPLTTSKGMPTGAVKGVLNMLKSLRKQYPNSPFAVVFDAKGGTFRDELFAEYKANRPSMPDELRVQVEPLHASVRALGLPLLCVEGVEADDVIGTLARQAAAEKRDVVISTGDKDMAQLVCPHVTLVNTMTGSVYDADGVKEKFGVGPELIIDYLALMGDKVDNIPGVPGVGEKTALGLLVGIGGGLDVLYANLDKVPELPIRGAKGLPAKLEEHREMAYLSYQLATIKTDVPLNIEIESLHPGEPDQAALVELYGELEFKNWLDDLLRQNKALAAKAAAPAGDLFAEPTDAAAEEAAEPAPASTGDYQLVLEQAHFDAWLQKLEQAELIAFDSETTSIDAQQAQLVGLSFAVKAGEAAYIPLAHSYMGVPQQLDRDAVLKALKPILEDPAKAKVGQHAKYDINVLANASTPIAVQGVAFDTMLESYVLDSTATRHDMDSLALKYLNHSTIRFEDIAGKGAKQLTFDQIALEQAGPYAAEDADVTLRLHQELWGRLEAVPSLAKVLREIEIPLVPVLARIERNGALVDAKLLGEQSVELGEKLVELERKAFEIAGEEFNLASPKQLGVILYEKLGYPVISKTAKGQPSTAEAVLAELAEQDFELPKVLMQYRSLSKLKSTYTDKLPEQINPRTGRIHTSYHQAVAATGRLSSSDPNLQNIPIRTAEGRRIRQAFVAPKGYRMMAADYSQIELRIMAHLAKDKGLLDAFHHDLDVHRATAAEVFGVALEEVTSDQRRKAKAINFGLIYGMSAFGLAKQIDVERKEAQAYIDRYFARYPGVLTYMESTRAQAAEQGYVETVYGRRLYLPEIHAQNQAMRKGAERAAINAPMQGTAADIIKRAMIKVDGWLQDSGIDARIILQVHDELVLEVREELIDEVSAKLKSLMSGAADLDVPLLVEVGVGANWDEAH; this is translated from the coding sequence ATGAGCCAAGCCCCCCTCGTTCTGGTCGACGGTTCCTCGTACCTGTACCGCGCCTTCCACGCCCTGCCGCCGCTGACCACTTCCAAGGGCATGCCCACCGGAGCGGTAAAAGGCGTGCTGAACATGCTCAAGAGCCTGCGCAAGCAGTACCCGAACAGCCCCTTCGCCGTGGTCTTCGACGCCAAGGGCGGCACCTTCCGCGACGAGCTGTTCGCCGAGTACAAGGCCAATCGCCCGTCCATGCCGGACGAGTTGCGCGTCCAGGTCGAGCCGCTGCATGCCAGCGTGCGCGCCCTCGGTCTGCCGCTGCTGTGCGTCGAAGGCGTGGAAGCCGATGACGTGATCGGCACCCTGGCGCGCCAGGCGGCCGCGGAGAAGCGCGACGTGGTGATCTCCACCGGTGACAAGGACATGGCGCAGCTGGTCTGCCCGCACGTTACGCTGGTCAACACCATGACCGGAAGCGTCTACGACGCCGATGGCGTGAAAGAGAAATTCGGTGTCGGCCCTGAGCTGATCATCGACTACCTGGCCCTGATGGGCGACAAGGTCGACAACATCCCGGGCGTGCCTGGTGTGGGTGAAAAAACCGCCCTCGGCCTGCTGGTCGGTATCGGTGGTGGCCTCGACGTGCTCTACGCCAACCTCGACAAGGTGCCCGAGCTGCCGATCCGCGGCGCCAAGGGCCTGCCGGCCAAGCTCGAGGAACACCGCGAGATGGCCTACCTGTCCTATCAACTGGCGACCATCAAGACCGACGTGCCGCTGAATATCGAGATCGAATCGCTGCATCCCGGCGAGCCGGATCAGGCCGCGCTGGTGGAGCTGTACGGCGAACTGGAGTTCAAGAACTGGCTGGACGACCTGCTGCGGCAGAACAAGGCGCTGGCGGCCAAGGCTGCAGCGCCGGCTGGCGATCTGTTCGCCGAACCGACTGACGCAGCCGCCGAAGAGGCCGCTGAACCCGCACCGGCAAGCACCGGTGATTACCAGCTTGTGCTGGAACAGGCGCATTTCGATGCCTGGCTGCAGAAGCTGGAGCAGGCCGAGCTGATCGCCTTCGACAGCGAGACCACCAGCATCGACGCTCAGCAGGCGCAGCTGGTCGGCCTGTCCTTCGCGGTCAAGGCTGGCGAAGCGGCCTATATCCCGCTGGCCCACAGCTACATGGGCGTGCCGCAGCAGCTCGATCGCGATGCGGTGCTCAAGGCACTCAAGCCGATTCTCGAGGACCCGGCCAAGGCCAAGGTCGGCCAGCACGCCAAGTACGACATCAATGTCCTGGCCAACGCCAGCACGCCGATTGCCGTGCAGGGCGTGGCTTTCGACACCATGCTCGAATCCTACGTGCTGGACTCCACCGCCACCCGTCACGACATGGACAGCTTGGCGCTGAAGTACCTGAACCACAGCACCATTCGCTTCGAGGACATCGCCGGCAAGGGCGCCAAGCAACTGACCTTTGACCAGATCGCTCTGGAGCAGGCCGGCCCCTACGCCGCTGAAGATGCCGACGTGACCTTGCGTCTGCATCAGGAGCTGTGGGGGCGCCTCGAAGCCGTGCCCTCCTTGGCCAAGGTGCTGCGCGAAATCGAGATCCCGCTGGTGCCGGTGCTGGCGCGCATTGAGCGCAACGGCGCGCTGGTCGATGCCAAGCTGCTCGGCGAGCAAAGTGTCGAGCTGGGCGAAAAACTGGTGGAGCTGGAGCGCAAGGCCTTCGAAATCGCTGGCGAGGAATTCAACCTTGCCTCACCCAAACAGCTGGGCGTGATCCTCTACGAGAAACTCGGTTATCCGGTGATCAGCAAGACCGCCAAGGGCCAGCCCTCCACCGCCGAGGCAGTATTGGCCGAACTGGCCGAGCAGGACTTCGAGCTGCCCAAGGTGCTGATGCAGTACCGCAGCCTTAGCAAGCTCAAGAGTACCTATACCGACAAACTGCCGGAGCAGATCAACCCGCGTACCGGGCGCATCCACACCAGCTATCACCAGGCGGTGGCCGCCACTGGCCGTCTGTCCTCGAGCGATCCGAATCTGCAGAACATCCCGATTCGCACTGCCGAAGGACGGCGCATCCGCCAGGCCTTCGTCGCGCCCAAGGGCTACAGGATGATGGCGGCGGACTACTCGCAGATCGAGCTGCGCATCATGGCTCACCTGGCCAAGGACAAAGGCTTGCTCGATGCCTTCCACCATGACCTGGACGTGCACAGGGCCACTGCTGCCGAGGTGTTTGGTGTGGCGCTGGAAGAGGTGACCAGCGATCAGCGGCGCAAGGCCAAGGCCATCAACTTCGGCCTGATCTATGGCATGAGTGCCTTCGGCCTGGCCAAGCAGATCGACGTCGAACGCAAGGAGGCGCAGGCCTACATCGACCGCTACTTCGCCCGTTATCCGGGTGTGCTGACCTACATGGAAAGCACCCGCGCGCAGGCTGCCGAGCAGGGTTATGTGGAGACGGTCTACGGTCGTCGCCTGTACCTGCCGGAAATCCACGCGCAGAACCAGGCCATGCGCAAGGGCGCCGAGCGCGCGGCGATCAACGCGCCGATGCAGGGCACTGCGGCGGACATCATCAAGCGCGCCATGATCAAAGTGGACGGTTGGCTGCAGGACAGCGGCATCGACGCGCGCATCATCCTGCAGGTGCACGACGAACTGGTGCTGGAGGTGCGCGAGGAACTGATCGACGAGGTCAGCGCCAAACTCAAGAGCCTGATGAGTGGTGCCGCCGACTTGGACGTACCGCTGTTGGTGGAAGTCGGTGTTGGCGCCAATTGGGACGAAGCGCACTGA
- the yihA gene encoding ribosome biogenesis GTP-binding protein YihA/YsxC: MLPKNPIIGLCQQASFLISAAKVDQCPEDSGLEVAFAGRSNAGKSSALNTLTHASLARTSKTPGRTQLLNFFRLDDERRLVDLPGYGYAKVPIPLKQHWQKHLEAYLGSRESLSGLVLMMDIRHPLTEFDCMMLDWSVASGMPLHILLTKADKLAFGAAKTALLKVRQEIHKQWGEGISIQLFSAPKRMGVEEAQMVLAGWLGLLPQDDEEGAEA, translated from the coding sequence ATGCTCCCGAAAAATCCCATCATCGGTCTGTGCCAGCAGGCCAGCTTCCTCATCAGTGCCGCCAAGGTCGATCAGTGCCCCGAGGACAGCGGCCTGGAGGTCGCCTTCGCCGGCCGTTCCAACGCGGGCAAGTCGAGCGCGCTCAACACCCTGACCCATGCCAGTCTGGCGCGGACTTCGAAGACCCCCGGGCGCACGCAGTTGCTCAATTTCTTTCGCCTGGACGACGAGCGCCGCCTGGTCGACCTGCCTGGCTACGGCTATGCCAAGGTACCGATCCCGCTCAAGCAACACTGGCAGAAACATCTGGAAGCGTATCTGGGGAGCCGCGAAAGCCTGAGCGGCCTGGTGTTGATGATGGATATCCGTCATCCGCTGACCGAGTTCGACTGCATGATGCTGGACTGGTCGGTGGCCAGTGGCATGCCGCTGCATATCCTGCTGACCAAGGCCGACAAGCTGGCCTTCGGCGCGGCGAAGACCGCGCTGCTCAAGGTGCGCCAGGAAATTCACAAGCAGTGGGGCGAGGGCATCAGCATTCAGCTGTTCTCGGCCCCCAAGCGCATGGGCGTGGAAGAAGCACAGATGGTATTGGCTGGCTGGCTGGGTCTGTTGCCGCAAGACGATGAAGAAGGCGCCGAGGCCTGA
- a CDS encoding c-type cytochrome, with product MKKMLLAAAVMMLSFNGYAAQDPQAVYDRSCGVCHNGQIPTAPQKGDKAAWEPRLAKGMDTLVQSVTNGLNAMPPRGLCMDCSAEDYQAVIKLMTE from the coding sequence ATGAAGAAAATGCTGCTTGCTGCTGCCGTTATGATGTTGTCGTTCAACGGCTATGCTGCTCAGGATCCGCAAGCTGTGTATGACCGTTCCTGTGGTGTATGTCACAACGGCCAGATTCCCACGGCGCCCCAGAAGGGCGACAAGGCCGCATGGGAGCCGCGTCTGGCCAAGGGCATGGATACACTGGTGCAGAGCGTCACCAATGGTTTGAATGCCATGCCGCCGCGCGGCCTGTGCATGGACTGCTCGGCCGAGGATTACCAGGCGGTCATCAAGCTGATGACCGAGTGA
- a CDS encoding c-type cytochrome, producing MNKVLVSLLLTLGLTGVAQAAGDAEAGQGKVAVCAACHGADGNSPAPNFPKLAGQGERYLLKQLHDIKSGARPVIEMTGMLDNLSDQDMADIAAYFASQKMSVGAADPKLVERGEALFRGGKLEEGMPACIGCHAPNGAGLAAAGYPHLGGQHAQYTAKQLTDFREGNRTNDGDAMIMRSIAAKLSNKDIEAVSSFIQGLH from the coding sequence ATGAACAAAGTACTCGTGAGTCTGCTGTTGACCCTGGGCCTCACTGGCGTGGCACAGGCTGCTGGCGATGCCGAAGCCGGTCAGGGCAAAGTCGCTGTCTGTGCTGCCTGCCATGGCGCCGATGGCAACAGCCCTGCACCAAACTTCCCCAAGCTGGCCGGTCAGGGCGAGCGTTACTTGCTCAAGCAGCTGCACGACATCAAGTCCGGTGCCCGTCCGGTGATCGAGATGACCGGCATGCTGGATAACCTCAGCGATCAGGACATGGCTGACATCGCCGCTTACTTCGCCAGTCAGAAGATGAGCGTTGGTGCTGCCGATCCCAAGCTGGTCGAGCGTGGTGAAGCGTTGTTCCGCGGCGGCAAGCTGGAAGAAGGCATGCCGGCCTGCATCGGTTGCCATGCGCCTAACGGTGCCGGTCTTGCCGCCGCTGGTTACCCGCACCTGGGTGGTCAGCATGCGCAGTACACCGCCAAGCAACTGACCGATTTCCGTGAAGGCAACCGCACCAACGATGGCGACGCGATGATCATGCGGTCCATTGCGGCCAAGCTGAGCAACAAGGATATTGAAGCCGTGTCCAGCTTCATCCAGGGTCTGCACTGA